A window from Drosophila kikkawai strain 14028-0561.14 chromosome 2L, DkikHiC1v2, whole genome shotgun sequence encodes these proteins:
- the imd gene encoding protein immune deficiency, translating to MPKLRNLLPTIFGGKEAPNQSEGRLETDAAPVDDSAEDNNNSGALALPSISTPTASADLTESVLRELSDPNYNSMDVVQSANFPGTALTNNSQTNNTMNVHSAQQQVVMNFSNASGLHFGSVYNINQNLSASSSRKGSTSANEEGAAMTLPEGGKRSMATRKTVSIVAMMQSQEEPDIRLLDAVATHLGEGWKQVMRDLGQSEGQIDQAIIDHQMHGNIREVIYQLLLQWTRSAENGAATVGRLTTVLWESQHRDCVQRMKLVWKALEKRKTNS from the exons ATGCCGAAGCTCAGGAACCTGTTGCCCACGATCTTCGGCGGCAAGGAGGCGCCGAATCAATCTGAAGGACGTCTTGAAACGGACGCAGCGCCCGTGGACGACAGCGCGGAAGATAACAATAACAGCGGAGCCCTGGCGCTGCCCTCTATCAGCACACCTACTGCATCCGCCGATCTCACCGAGTCCGTGCTGCGCGAGCTCAGCGACCCCAACTACAACTCCATGGACGTGGTGCAGTCCGCCAATTTTCCAGGAACTGCGCTGACCAACAATTCGCAAACGAACAACACGATGAACGTGCATAGCGCCCAGCAACAGGTGGTCATGAACTTCTCGAATGCCAGCGGTCTGCACTTTGGCTCTGTCTACAACATAAATCAGAACCTGAGCGCCAGCAGTTCGCGCAAGGGCAGCACAAGTGCCAACGAGGAAGGAGCAGCGATGACTTTACCGGAGGGCGGCAAGCGCTCCATGGCCACTCGGAAAACAGTCAGCATAGTGGCCATGATGCAGTCGCAGGAAGAGCCGGATATCCGTCTGCTGGACGCCGTGGCCACGCACTTGGGCGAGGGATGGAAGCAGGTGATGCGGGATCTTGGACAGTCGGAGGGACAGATCGATCAGGCGATAATCGATCATCAAATGCATGGAAATATCAGAGAG GTGATCTACCAGCTACTGCTGCAGTGGACGCGCAGCGCGGAGAACGGTGCGGCCACTGTTGGACGACTCACCACAGTGCTGTGGGAGTCCCAGCATCGCGATTGCGTGCAGAGAATGAAACTGGTTTGGAAGGCACTGGAGAAGCGCAAGACGAACAGCTAG
- the GstE9 gene encoding glutathione S-transferase 1 produces MGKLVLYGVEASPPVRACKLTLDALGLQYEYKLVNLLGGEHRSKEYTLKNPQHTVPMLEDDDGKCIWESHAICAYLVRRYAKDDTLYPKDYFKRALVDQRLHFESGVLFQGCIRNIAAPLFYKNETEVPRHKIDAIYEAYDFLEVFIGSQAYLCGTGITIADFSMVSSVTSLVGLAPIDPKRYPKLTGWLDRMAKLPNYQSLNGNGAQMLIDMFSSKITKIV; encoded by the coding sequence ATGGGAAAACTAGTGCTGTACGGCGTAGAGGCGAGTCCACCGGTGCGAGCCTGCAAGCTGACCTTGGACGCCCTGGGACTCCAGTATGAGTACAAGCTGGTCAACCTGCTGGGCGGGGAGCACAGGAGCAAGGAGTATACGCTTAAGAATCCACAGCACACGGTACCCATGCTggaggacgacgacggcaAGTGCATCTGGGAGAGCCATGCCATTTGCGCCTATCTGGTGCGGCGGTATGCCAAGGACGACACCCTGTATCCGAAGGACTATTTCAAGCGCGCTCTGGTGGATCAGCGTCTGCACTTCGAGTCCGGTGTGCTCTTCCAAGGCTGCATTCGGAACATTGCCGCACCGTTGTTTTACAAGAACGAGACGGAGGTGCCGCGTCACAAAATCGATGCCATCTACGAGGCCTACGACTTCCTGGAGGTGTTCATTGGCAGCCAGGCGTATTTGTGCGGGACGGGCATAACCATCGCCGACTTCAGTATGGTCTCCTCGGTTACCAGCCTGGTCGGCTTGGCGCCCATCGATCCGAAGCGCTATCCCAAGCTCACCGGCTGGCTGGACAGGATGGCCAAGCTGCCAAATTATCAGTCGCTCAACGGAAACGGTGCCCAGATGCTGATTGACATGTTCAGTTCAAAGATCACCAAGATTGTGTGA
- the LOC108074458 gene encoding glutathione S-transferase 1-like encodes MTKLILYGLEASPPVRTAKLTLAALGVPYEFVEVNTLAKENLSEAFLKKNPQHTVPTLEDDGHFIWDSHAISAYLVSKYGKNDNLYPKDLLQRAVVDQRLHFESGVVFANGLRSITKPLFASGLTTIPRERYDAIIEIYDFLETFLKGQDYIAGSQLTIADFSIISTLSSLEAFVDIDPAKYTRVTAWVKRLEQLPYYEEANAKGARTFTEIIKKTNFKFAS; translated from the coding sequence ATGACCAAGTTGATTCTCTATGGCTTGGAGGCGAGTCCACCGGTGAGGACAGCAAAACTGACGCTTGCCGCTTTGGGAGTTCCATACGAGTTCGTCGAGGTGAATACTTTGGCCAAGGAGAACCTTTCAGAGGCTTTCCTGAAGAAGAACCCGCAGCATACGGTGCCCACGCTGGAGGATGATGGTCACTTCATTTGGGACTCGCATGCGATCAGCGCCTATCTGGTGTCAAAATACGGCAAGAACGACAACCTCTACCCCAAGGATCTCCTGCAGCGGGCTGTGGTGGATCAGCGATTGCACTTCGAGTCGGGCGTAGTCTTTGCCAACGGTCTAAGAAGCATTACCAAGCCCCTGTTCGCCTCTGGCCTCACCACGATTCCCCGAGAGCGTTACGATGCCATCATCGAGATATACGACTTTCTGGAGACCTTTTTAAAGGGTCAGGATTACATTGCCGGCAGTCAGCTTACCATTGCCGATTTTAGCATCATTTCAACCCTATCCTCGCTGGAAGCCTTCGTGGACATAGATCCGGCCAAGTACACCAGGGTTACTGCTTGGGTTAAGCGACTGGAACAGCTGCCCTACTATGAGGAGGCCAATGCCAAGGGAGCCCGAACATTTACCGAAATCATTAAGAAGACTAATTTTAAGTTTGCATCTTAA
- the LOC108074471 gene encoding glutathione S-transferase 1-like produces the protein MVKLTLYGLDPSPPVRAVRLTLAALNLPYEYVNINIVGREQLSAAYLEKNPQHTVPTLEEDGHFIWDSHAIIAYLVSKYAPSDDLYPKDLLQRAIVDQRLHFDTGVVFANGIRSISKPVIFFGQTTVPRERYDAIIEIYDFVETFLGGHDYIAGDHLTIADFSLVSSVSSLVAFVDMDPVKYSRISAWIKRLEQLPYYEEANAKGARQLVAIVKKTNFTFES, from the coding sequence ATGGTCAAGTTGACTCTGTACGGCTTGGATCCCAGTCCGCCAGTTCGCGCCGTCAGACTAACCTTGGCCGCTCTCAACCTGCCCTACGAATATGTGAACATAAACATAGTGGGTAGGGAGCAACTGTCTGCAGCTTACCTGGAGAAGAATCCCCAGCATACGGTGCCCACGTTGGAGGAAGATGGCCACTTCATATGGGACTCGCATGCCATTATCGCGTATCTGGTGTCCAAGTATGCGCCATCGGATGACCTATACCCGAAAGATCTCCTCCAGCGCGCGATAGTGGATCAGCGGCTGCACTTTGATACGGGCGTGGTCTTCGCCAATGGCATTCGAAGCATTTCCAAGCCCGTGATCTTCTTCGGTCAGACCACAGTGCCTAGGGAGCGCTATGATGCTATTATCGAGATCTATGACTTCGTAGAGACATTCCTAGGGGGGCACGATTATATTGCCGGCGATCACCTGACAATCGCCGACTTTAGTCTGGTCTCTTCGGTGTCTTCCCTCGTTGCCTTCGTGGACATGGATCCGGTGAAGTATAGCAGGATTAGTGCTTGGATCAAGAGACTGGAACAGCTGCCCTACTACGAGGAGGCCAATGCCAAGGGAGCTCGGCAACTGGTGGCCATTGtgaagaaaacaaatttcacCTTTGAAAGCTAA
- the LOC108074470 gene encoding uncharacterized protein: MRQDFGQDQWSIEDDSLFQACGLIVAAPHAEKSIFITWNQYYLLNFRFKKPKADSSRVKMTKVRIPLPTSASGSYLRSVHPLKFNTMLLMSDGGIYCFGSFKALHAIQWLSGVRCFAIVGNGFSVIREEEQRLLLQTYLDLPGLEKGESTLQHTFDITYDEQNIFQCDWQHDEYTLTTLRVSCETEQQFTQRLFGVTAAQQEYVHIFSIGGHVFALCQNEPRNEGGESPYQIELLCVYAAIVKFIRILPDQNFCLVFLSNGSVDMWYVSCLLDIKQRQMHHTGAEWLDYDATSENGDFYYTDGMQVVRLRFKYNSQLDECYVHTLVKPVPGIQCCTFLHLSEQLVCLSDNNIFYRIAFAATDHNTDSPMGDFTADAIERMRHNAQALEAYQRQPAVLQEALQKEYEKQQLIAVGRNRFDESLQASLEFHRRIPCLDDDTVLLLQPQPQEPPSKAGGLYAVLNLTVINSQPLLHSNTWQLLICFDHNIHGFVLPTDVLLNRRCRIIVPLRKMKDDFLPRFSIKLVAFIEISSLISAVLLPVTVTKSASTYRSVFSATRKEDICSNDQQKATSKAPPSEPVIQHTIRLGNSLTLPQIACLFNGSKASSDSSLELYFLDDAKLRLQRISNDSNGTLESEDASAIYYFKQHLLLNGDTRDPEPITLDQILKFQCETKRLSTTISCDRDPPATRWSS, encoded by the exons ATGCGGCAGGACTTTGGACAGGATCAGTGGTCAATCGAGGACGACTCACTGTTCCAGGCTTGCGGTCTGATTGTGGCCGCGCCGCACGCCGAGAAGTCCATATTCATCACCTGGAATCAGTACTATTTGCTTAACTTCCGTTTCAAGAAGCCGAAAGCAGACAGCAGCCGCGTCAAAATGACAAAGGTGCGGATACCACTGCCCACGAGCGCGAGTGGCAGTTACCTGAGGAGCGTGCACCCGCTGAAGTTCAACACGATGCTGCTGATGTCCGACGGCGGAATCTACTGCTTCGGTTCCTTCAAGGCTCTGCATGCCATACAGTGGCTAAGTGGCGTTCGCTGCTTTGCCATAGTCGGAAATGGATTCAGCGTGATacgggaggaggagcagcgcctgctgctgcagacCTACCTCGATCTGCCCGGCTTGGAGAAGGGCGAGAGCACGCTGCAGCACACGTTCGACATAACGTACGACGAGCAGAACATATTCCAATGCGACTGGCAGCATGACGAGTACACGCTGACCACTCTAAGGGTATCCTGCGAGACGGAGCAGCAGTTCACGCAGCGCCTGTTCGGGGTTACAGCTGCCCAGCAGGAGTACGTCCACATCTTCAGCATTGGCGGGCATGTGTTTGCCCTGTGCCAAAACGAGCCTCGTAACGAAGGCGGGGAAAGTCCGTACCAGATCGAGCTGCTGTGCGTTTACGCTGCAATAGTGAAGTTCATCCGCATCCTGCCCGATCAGAACTTCTGCTTGGTGTTCCTCAGCAATGGAAGCGTGGACATGTGGTACGTTTCCTGTTTGCTCGACATCAAGCAGCGCCAGATGCATCACACGGGCGCCGAGTGGCTGGACTACGATGCGACCAGTGAGAACGGCGATTTCTACTACACCGACGGCATGCAGGTGGTGCGACTGAGATTCAAGTACAACAGCCAGCTGGACGAGTGCTATGTCCACACCCTGGTCAAGCCAGTTCCCGGCATACAGTGCTGCACTTTTCTGCACCTCAGCGAGCAATTGGTTTGCCTCAGCGACAACAACATATTCTATCGCATCGCCTTTGCGGCAACCGATCATAACACTGACTCCCCAATGGGCGACTTTACAGCCGATGCCATAGAACGGATGCGGCACAATGCTCAAGCCTTGGAAGCGTATCAACGGCAGCCGGCTGTCCTCCAGGAGGCCCTGCAGAAGGAGTACGAGAAACAGCAACTGATTGCTGTGGGCAGGAATCGCTTCGACGAAAGCCTCCAGGCATCCCTCGAATTCCATCGTCGAATTCCCTGTCTCGACGACGACACTGTCCTGCTCCTGCAACCTCAACCTCAAGAGCCGCCTAGTAAAGCAGGTGGTCTGTATGCCGTGCTAAACCTCACTGTCATCAACAGCCAGCCCCTACTGCACAGCAATACCTGGCAGCTTTTGATATGCTTTGACCACAACATACATGGCTTTGTGTTGCCCACGGATGTACTCTTAAACAGGAGATGCCGCATTATAGTGCCGTTAAGAAAGATGAAGGACGACTTTCTGCCTAGGTTTAGCATCAAATTGGTGGCCTTTATTGAGATAAGCAGCCTCATAAGTGCGGTCCTTCTTCCCGTGACGGTGACCAAGAGTGCAAGCACTTACCGTTCTGTTTTCAGTGCCACTCGAAAAGAGGACATTTGCTCGAATGACCAGCAAAAAGCAACGAGCAAGGCACCACCAAGTGAGCCCGTAATTCAGCATACAATTCGTCTCGGCAATAGCTTGACTCTACCTCAAATTGCTTGTCTTTTTAATGGCTCTAAAGCCTCTAGTGACAGTTCATTAGAATTGTACTTTCTGGACGACGCCAAGCTGCGACTCCAAAGGATTTCAAATGATTCCAATGGAACGTTGGAGAGCGAAGACGCTTCAGCGATTTACTATTTTAAGCAGCATTTACTTCTGAACGGAGACACCCGCGACCCAGAACCCATAACCTTGGATCAAATATTGAAATTCCAATGTGAAACAAAGCGATTGAGCACTA CAATCAGTTGCGACCGAGACCCCCCGGCGACAAGATGGTCAAGTTGA
- the LOC108074469 gene encoding phospholipid-transporting ATPase ABCA3, with the protein MPATKGLLFKRYIRIELNMWRHTLFEAIALIIMLLVILLNPIAHSKRLLYKRSDNEKGQSIDSHTLGDLRILQGVIDSRREKNRLNLGYTPKTPFVSNLAAKVVTTLELNATIPFENENELENQLDERTTLAGLVFKGDLSGPQPPLVLDVSIRFPSEFRTLKSFLTEDRLWLTRCSGQIDADREQVDKNLKQDIYIREGFLQLQHQVFIEWYHLLREQFQSDFPEPSVTMYNVRLKSADEPCAAVSLARLPTFLYYFIYLLPFLNIIRNVASQVQDGVMVHQWYYGYSFGTQWALKFLVLFLRLIILGAIFILIIVCFWVLGEHKSELSGLAILAFVCFVVLFTVELIVTAMVVAKIFADPTNGVLFGLAMWLFAYAAFTTVLERYWDIHKYHIFFILVSFFNCQILFAMELFRYSYEFPQVIQTNDYVVLFASVIGSTLIFYFFLLALQWRKPGRYLSRRIVNNRRRKAKEADMVIMHLNKVPSISNFEFGDAGVVELMRLRHISTTHRDSERKILKNISLRIYQGEVYVILGHIGSGKLTLLRVMAGLKFPIRGSTLFMGSPFVNTGEQRHLVDFRFAEHGLNKKLTVEQTIDFHVRLKLSAKDSDRFEIEKRKWLAVLDPLIESRSAKIGQLHMGTRLLVAVCCCLAGDTKIIIMEEPTKRLSYREAQVFWSIVNAEKENRAFVFATHNIGDAEHVADRLGILNMGVLEASGTPFFLRAKFNSSVELVIIKKPHVPDDPITEFIRQFDPMVEPENEIGDTLTYRLPGTFRTRLQKMLIHLESGRKALGIENFKVVGAELSDIYMQLVTSFRLQEQIISDVSQTFKYQVVSKRQLRRQRIRAMFYKKIINSAPNVWPIIMIIATFLLIAIIARLTVLIGSPKNRANSILIGTQELADVSSLPDIKGCGYIDIRSTQTITTTSEDDSRVAKSKLFTSDSFVCAKESYRDYLQKSSELKGMGAVESNGDGELNGYIIADIFHSAPMVLNLMHNIILKLTYPDRTDTAAMVTNDPMPTRLSKKINLLDNKIAHIHAPLAIGCIIPIIVSVFVISIVEEKIQNFRFLEHIAGLGLSAYWGINLFWDWFNFVVYSVIIVLIMAVFRIGEFGMVDNLVIILLLAFFGMAALPITYLVTMFVNSSIIRAFLVSMILQGTSGLVLYIIYWEVANSNMLFFYSACISPGFSLLDGISNIYTQSAEHRLCRDKCQNYAGCTRENMQEVVPNCKFDTYFKWAAPGILPAMLCMILCAIIGLLLIFWIELQRRERKFHSSRDLHKMRTATYPFDDGDVADVKQKIADAENTKAKQSVFLVDQVEAKIPHSGNRIHTISFALNKYMSMGIFGPRHSGKSHLIQQLVGEKGFAFGEIYVRGLDFKYDLESIHTYMGYCPQHRGLLPNLTPREHIRLLCMIRGVPQAKIGEKIHDLCLMLNMTGWMHRRCSLLTAEKRAKVKIALALVAYNKILVLDEPTAGMPATTRREIWNILRYMRYCGKTMIFATNDELECKILADFIILFMHGEMLAIGSLQYLRYKYSHGFYLEVRIIRDGTTIAESEENLSKDVENLAKFVNFLHSKSELVYRMRNWLKYYVPVDNIVYSYLYGAVEKNRVRLNIQDYCIYQAHMRNVVAHVHETRSELKNQIIHTNDF; encoded by the exons ATGCCGGCCACCAAGGGTCTGCTTTTTAAGCGCTACATCCGCATCGAGCTGAATATGTGGCGGCACACGCTCTTCGAGGCAATCGCCTTGATAATCATGCTCCTGGTGATCCTGCTCAACCCCATCGCCCACTCCAAGCGCCTCCTGTACAAGCGCAGCGATAACGAGAAGGGCCAGAGCATCGATTCGCATACACTGGGGGACCTCCGCATATTACA GGGAGTGATTGACTCAAGGCGGGAGAAAAACAGATTGAACCTGGGCTACACACCCAAGACGCCATTTGTTTCTAACCTGGCTGCAAAGGTGGTAACGACACTGGAGCTGAATGCAACGATACCCTtcgagaacgagaacgagttAGAGAATCAGCTAGACGAGCGGACCACCTTGGCGGGGCTCGTCTTCAAAGGGGACCTCAGCGGACCTCAGCCGCCTTTGGTCCTGGATGTCTCGATCCGTTTTCCCAGCGAGTTTCGTACGTTGAAATCTTTCCTCACCGAGGACCGCCTCTGGCTAACTCGCTGCTCGGGACAAATAGATGCCGACCGGGAGCAGGTCGACAAAAACCTTAAGCAGGATATATACATACGGGAGGGAttcctgcagctgcagcaccaGGTCTTCATAGAGTGGTACCATCTATTGCGCGAGCAATTTCAAAGCGACTTTCCGGAACCGAGTGTCACGATGTACAACGTCCGGCTAAAGTCTGCCGATGAGCCCTGCGCCGCAGTGAGTCTGGCCCGGCTGCCCACGTTcctgtattattttatttacctgCTCCCCTTCCTGAACATTATCCGA AACGTGGCGTCCCAGGTTCAGGATGGTGTCATGGTCCATCAGTGGTATTATGGTTATTCGTTTGGAACGCAATGGGCTCTCAAATTTTTGGTGCTATTTTTGCGATTGATTATACTTGGTGCCATTTTTATACTTATAATTGTG TGCTTCTGGGTTTTAGGAGAACACAAGTCAGAATTATCCGGCTTAGCGATACTGGCCTTCGTCTGCTTCGTGGTGCTGTTCACCGTGGAGCTTATTGTAACCGCAATGGTTGTGGCCAAGATATTCGCCGATCCTACCAATGGGGTTCTGTTTGGCCTGGCCATGTGGCTCTTTGCGTATGCCGCCTTCACCACTGTTTTGGAACGTTACTGGGACATCCACAAGTACCATATCTTCTTTATCCTAGTCAGCTTCTTCAATTGCCAGATCCTGTTTGCCATGGAGCTTTTTCGGTATTCCTACGAATTCCCCCAAGTTATACAAACCAATGATTACGTGGTGCTCTTCGCCTCGGTCATAGGATCGACCTTGATTTTTTACTTCTTCCTCTTGGCGCTGCAGTGGCGAAAACCGGGTAGGTATCTCAGCCGGCGAATAGTCAACAATCGGCGACGAAAGGCGAAAGAAGCGGATATGGTCATTATGCACTTGAACAAGGTGCCAAGCATCAGCAATTTCGAGTTCGGCGACGCTGGCGTCGTAGAGCTAATGAGATTGCGCCACATCAGTACCACACACCGAGACTCGGAGCGAAAGATTCTCAAGAATATATCGCTCCGCATATACCAGGGCGAGGTGTATGTGATTCTCGGCCATATAGGATCGGGAAAACTCACCCTCCTTAGGGTGATGGCCGGCTTGAAATTTCCAATTCGCGGCAGTACCTTGTTTATGGGTAGCCCTTTCGTAAACACCG GAGAGCAACGTCACCTGGTGGACTTCCGTTTCGCAGAGCATGGACTTAACAAGAAGCTAACAGTGGAGCAGACCATTGACTTTCATGTGCGCCTCAAGCTGTCGGCCAAAGACTCGGATCGATTTGAGATTGAGAAACGCAAGTGGCTGGCAGTGCTTGATCCCCTCATCGAGAGTCGGAGTGCCAAAATTGGGCAGCTACATATGGGCACGCGGCTCTTGGTTGCAGTGTGCTGCTGCTTGGCCGGAGACACGAAGATCATTATTATGGAAGAGCCCACTAAAAGGCTTTCCTATCGGGAGGCACAGGTCTTCTGGTCGATTGTTAACGCGGAGAAGGAGAATCGGGCATTCGTTTTTGCCACCCATAATATTGGAGACGCGGAACATGTGGCCGATAGGCTCGGAATCCTCAACATGGGTGTACTGGAGGCCAGCGGCACTCCGTTTTTCCTGCGAGCCAAGTTTAACAGCTCCGTAGAACTG GTCATCATTAAGAAACCACACGTCCCGGATGATCCCATCACTGAATTCATCCGCCAGTTTGATCCAATGGTGGAGCCAGAGAACGAGATCGGAGATACACTAACCTACCGATTGCCTGGAACGTTCCGTACGCGTCTGCAGAAGATGCTTATTCACCTGGAGAGCGGTCGCAAGGCGCTGGGCATCGAGAACTTCAAAGTAGTGGGTGCGGAGCTATCCGATATTTACATGCAGCTGGTCACCTCATTTCGTCTGCAGGAGCAGATCATTTCGGATGTCA GTCAAACCTTCAAGTACCAGGTGGTGTCCAAGAGACAGCTAAGAAGACAGCGTATTCGGGCCATGTTCTACAAGAAAATTATCAATTCGGCGCCGAATGTTTGGCCTATCATCATGATTATCGCCACCTTTTTATTGATCGCAATTATCGCACGCCTAACGGTGCTGATCGGCTCGCCGAAGAACCGCGCTAACTCAATCCTAATAGGAACCCAGGAATTAGCGGATGTTTCGTCTTTGCCGGATATCAAGGGTTGCGGTTACATTGATATCAGATCGACACAGACAATTACGACAACATCGGAAGATGACAGTCGCGTTGCGAAGTCAAAACTTTTTACATCGGACTCGTTTGTTTGCGCAAAGGAATCGTATCGGGACTATCTACAAAAGAGTAGCGAGCTTAAGGGCATGGGAGCCGTGGAGTCTAATGGCGACGGCGAACTCAATGGGTACATCATCGCGGACATCTTCCACTCGGCACCCATGGTGCTTAATTTGATGCACAACATTATCCTCAA ACTTACCTACCCGGATCGCACCGACACAGCGGCTATGGTGACCAACGATCCGATGCCCACGCGACTGTCGAAGAAGATCAACCTGCTGGACAACAAGATTGCCCATATTCACGCCCCTTTGGCGATCGGATGCATCATCCCCATCATAGTATCCGTGTTTGTCATCTCGATAGTGGAGGagaaaatccaaaattttcggtttttggaACACATTGCCGGTTTGGGCCTGTCGGCCTACTGGGGCATCAACCTGTTCTGGGACTGGTTCAACTTTGTGGTATACTCGGTCATCATTGTGCTGATCATGGCTGTATTTCGGATCGGCGAGTTCGGTATGGTCGATAACCTGGTCATCATTCTTCTGCTGGCCTTTTTTGGAATGGCGGCTCTGCCGATTACCTATCTGGTAACCATGTTTGTGAACTCTAGTATAATACGGGCCTTTCTGGTCTCCATGATCCTGCAGGGCACATCCGGCCTCGTACTGTACATCATCTACTGGGAAGTGGCCAATAGCAACATGTTATTCTTCTACAGCGCTTGCATATCGCCTGGTTTCTCGCTGCTTGACGGGATCAGCAACATCTACACGCAGTCCGCGGAGCACAGGCTGTGCAGGGACAAGTGCCAGAATTACGCAGGCTGCACACGGGAGAACATGCAGGAGGTAGTGCCTAACTGCAAAT tTGACACATACTTTAAATGGGCTGCACCGGGAATTTTGCCAGCTATGCTCTGCATGATCCTTTGCGCTATTATTGGTCTGCTACTCATCTTCTGGATAGAGCTACAGCGGCGGGAGCGGAAATTCCACTCCTCCAGAGA CCTTCATAAAATGCGGACCGCTACGTATCCCTTTGACGACGGCGATGTGGCTGATGTGAAGCAAAAGATCGCCGACGCGGAAAACACCAAGGCAAAACAGTCTGTGTTCCTGGTGGACCAGGTGGAAGCTAAGATCCCACACTCGGGCAATAGAATCCACACCATTTCTTTTGCCTTAAACAA ATACATGAGCATGGGCATCTTTGGGCCTCGCCATTCCGGCAAGAGCCACCTGATCCAGCAGCTGGTGGGCGAGAAGGGATTCGCCTTCGGCGAGATCTACGTGCGGGGCTTGGACTTCAAGTACGACTTGGAGAGCATCCATACCTACATGGGCTACTGTCCGCAGCACCGAGGCCTGCTGCCCAATTTAACGCCAAGGGAGCATATCCGCCTGCTGTGCATGATCCGCGGCGTTCCACAGGCGAAAATCGGCGAGAAGATACACGATCTGTGCCTGATGCTCAACATGACCGGTTGGATGCACCGCCGGTGCAGTCTCCTAACGGCGGAGAAGCGAGCCAAGGTTAAGATTGCCCTAGCACTGGTCGCATACAACAAGATCTTGGTCCTGGACGAGCCCACCGCCGGAATGCCGGCGACGACAAGGCGAGAGATCTGGAATATTTTGAGATATATGCGATACTGCGGCAAGACTATGATCTTTGCCACCAATGATGAGCTGGAGTGCAAAATTCTGGCAGACTTCATTATCCTTTTCATGCACGGCGAGATGCTGGCCATTGGCAGCCTGCAGTATTTGCGATACAAGTACAGCCATGGCTTTTATTTGGAGGTCCGGATTATTCGCGACGGTACCACCATCGCGGAATCGGAGGAGAA CTTGAGTAAAGACGTGGAGAATCTGGCAAAGTTTGTCAATTTTTTGCACAGCAAATCGGAGTTGGT ttatcgcatgcGCAATTGGCTCAAGTATTATGTGCCCGTGGATAACATCGTCTACTCTTACCTTTACGGCGCCGTTGAGAAGAACAGGGTCCGGCTGAACATCCAGGACTACTGCATTTACCAGGCGCACATGAGAAATGTGGTAGCCCATGTGCACGAGACGCGGTCGGAGTTGAAGAACCAGATAATTCACACCAatgatttttga